One part of the Theobroma cacao chloroplast, complete genome genome encodes these proteins:
- the ndhF gene encoding NADH-plastoquinone oxidoreductase subunit 5, with protein MEHTYQYSWIIPFVPLPVPILIGMGLLLFPTATKNLRRMWTFPNILLLSIVMIFSFDLSIQQINRSSIYQYVWSWTINNDFSFEFGYFIDSLTSIMSILITTVGILVLIYSDNYMSHDQGYLRFFAYMSLFNTSMLGLVTSSNLIQIYIFWELVGMCSYLLIGFWFTRPVAANACQKAFVTNRIGDFGLLLGILGFYWITGSFEFQDLFEIFNNLIYNNEVNFLFVTLCASLLFVGAVAKSAQFPLHVWLPDAMEGPTPISALIHAATMVAAGIFMVARLLPLFIVIPYIMNLISLIGIITVLLGATLALAQKDIKRGLAYSTMSQLGYMMLALGMGSYRAALFHLITHAYSKALLFLGSGSIIHSMEAVVGYSPDKSQNMVFMGGLRKHVPITKIAFLVGTLSLCGIPPLACFWSKDEILSDSWLYSPIFAIIAWSTAGLTAFYMFRIYLLTFEGHLNIHFQNYSGKKNSSFYSIKLWGKEEQKMINRNFRLSPLLTMNNNERSSLFWKKPYRIGGNVKKGALITITNFGAKKASSFSYPHESDNTMLFPMLVLVLFTLFVGAIAIPFNQEGIHLDILSKLLTPSINLLHQNSNNFEDWYEFLTNATFSVSIACFGIFTAFLLYEPFYSSLQNLNLLNSFAKRGPKRIFLDKIIYLIYDWSYNRGYIDTFYSISLIKGIRGLAELTHFFDRRVIDGITNGVGITSFFVGEGIKYVGGSRISFYLLLYLFYVLIFLLIYYFIF; from the coding sequence ATGGAGCATACATATCAATATTCATGGATCATACCTTTTGTGCCACTTCCCGTTCCTATTTTAATAGGAATGGGACTACTACTTTTTCCGACGGCAACAAAAAATCTTCGTCGTATGTGGACTTTTCCCAATATTTTATTGTTAAGTATAGTTATGATTTTTTCGTTCGATCTGTCTATTCAGCAAATAAATAGAAGTTCTATCTATCAATATGTATGGTCTTGGACCATCAATAATGATTTTTCTTTCGAGTTTGGCTACTTTATTGATTCACTTACCTCTATTATGTCAATATTAATCACTACTGTTGGAATTTTGGTTCTTATTTATAGTGATAATTATATGTCTCATGATCAAGGATATTTGAGATTTTTTGCTTATATGAGTTTGTTCAATACTTCAATGTTGGGATTAGTTACTAGTTCTAATTTGATACAAATTTATATTTTTTGGGAATTAGTTGGAATGTGTTCTTATCTATTAATAGGGTTTTGGTTCACACGACCCGTTGCGGCAAACGCTTGTCAAAAAGCGTTTGTAACTAATCGGATAGGCGATTTTGGTTTATTATTAGGAATCTTAGGTTTTTATTGGATAACGGGAAGTTTCGAATTTCAAGATTTGTTCGAAATATTCAATAACTTGATTTATAATAATGAGGTTAATTTTTTATTTGTTACTTTATGTGCCTCTCTATTATTTGTCGGCGCAGTTGCTAAATCTGCGCAATTTCCCCTTCATGTATGGTTACCTGATGCCATGGAGGGGCCTACTCCTATTTCGGCTCTTATCCATGCTGCCACTATGGTAGCAGCGGGAATTTTTATGGTAGCCCGACTTCTTCCTCTTTTCATAGTTATACCTTACATAATGAATCTAATATCTTTGATAGGTATAATAACGGTATTATTAGGGGCTACTTTAGCCCTTGCTCAAAAAGATATTAAGAGAGGTTTAGCCTATTCTACAATGTCCCAACTGGGTTATATGATGTTAGCTCTAGGTATGGGCTCTTATCGAGCCGCTTTATTTCATTTGATTACTCATGCTTATTCGAAGGCATTGTTGTTTTTAGGATCCGGATCAATTATTCATTCCATGGAAGCTGTTGTTGGATATTCTCCAGATAAAAGCCAGAATATGGTTTTTATGGGAGGTTTAAGAAAGCATGTGCCAATTACAAAAATTGCTTTTTTAGTGGGCACACTTTCTCTTTGTGGTATTCCACCCCTTGCTTGTTTTTGGTCCAAAGATGAAATTCTTAGTGACAGTTGGTTGTATTCACCGATTTTTGCAATAATAGCTTGGTCCACGGCCGGATTAACAGCATTTTATATGTTTCGGATCTATTTACTTACTTTTGAAGGACATTTAAACATTCATTTTCAAAATTATAGTGGAAAAAAAAATAGCTCTTTCTATTCAATAAAACTATGGGGTAAAGAAGAGCAAAAAATGATTAACAGAAATTTTCGTTTATCTCCTTTATTAACAATGAATAATAACGAAAGGTCTTCTTTGTTTTGGAAGAAGCCATATAGAATTGGTGGTAATGTAAAAAAGGGGGCTCTTATTACTATTACGAATTTTGGCGCCAAGAAGGCTTCTTCCTTTTCTTATCCTCATGAATCGGATAATACTATGCTATTTCCTATGCTTGTATTGGTTCTATTTACTTTATTTGTTGGAGCCATAGCAATTCCTTTTAATCAAGAAGGAATCCATTTGGATATATTATCCAAATTATTAACTCCATCTATAAATCTTTTACATCAAAATTCAAATAATTTTGAGGATTGGTATGAATTTTTAACAAATGCAACTTTTTCAGTAAGTATAGCCTGTTTCGGAATATTTACAGCATTCCTTTTATATGAGCCTTTTTATTCATCTTTACAAAATTTGAACTTACTAAATTCGTTTGCAAAAAGGGGTCCTAAAAGAATTTTCTTGGATAAAATAATATATTTGATATATGATTGGTCATATAATCGTGGTTACATAGATACTTTTTATTCAATATCCTTAATAAAAGGTATAAGAGGATTGGCTGAACTAACTCATTTTTTTGATAGGCGAGTAATTGATGGAATTACAAATGGAGTAGGCATTACAAGTTTTTTTGTAGGAGAGGGTATAAAATATGTAGGGGGAAGTCGCATCTCTTTTTATCTATTATTGTATTTATTTTATGTATTAATTTTTTTATTAATTTACTACTTTATTTTTTGA
- the rpl32 gene encoding ribosomal protein L32, whose product MAVPKKRTSTSKKRIRKNVWKKKGYWAALKAFSLAKSLSTGNSKSFFVQQINLE is encoded by the coding sequence ATGGCAGTTCCAAAAAAACGTACTTCTACATCAAAAAAGCGTATTCGAAAAAATGTTTGGAAAAAGAAAGGATATTGGGCGGCGTTGAAAGCTTTTTCATTAGCGAAATCTCTTTCTACGGGTAATTCAAAAAGTTTTTTTGTACAACAAATAAATTTGGAGTAA